A part of Lactobacillus sp. ESL0700 genomic DNA contains:
- a CDS encoding MgtC/SapB family protein, giving the protein MANLTPINSQLPWLMRVIVASLCGALIGYERAIQRKSAGVRTHIVVAFSSALFMIISKYGFYDLLKLNDVAVDPSRIAAQIVSGISFIGAGTILIKKQQVSGLTTAAGIWATAAIGMAIGSGLYFLGISLTAFLFLIQMLFHDDSLIDKIIMHIRFNIQIEAVNKHHILETIEDELKASHVQNVSVKILYVNDERIIFFVDGIINNNIDENDIIMSLRKYPDIKRISYTSMGK; this is encoded by the coding sequence ATGGCTAACTTAACACCGATTAATTCGCAGCTACCATGGCTAATGCGGGTCATTGTGGCCTCGCTTTGCGGAGCATTAATCGGTTACGAACGAGCAATTCAACGAAAGAGCGCTGGGGTCAGAACCCACATTGTCGTCGCTTTTTCGTCAGCATTATTTATGATTATTTCCAAATATGGATTTTACGATTTATTAAAACTTAACGATGTGGCGGTTGACCCGTCAAGAATCGCGGCCCAGATTGTTTCTGGGATTTCCTTTATTGGTGCCGGGACGATTTTAATTAAAAAGCAACAGGTTTCCGGTCTGACAACCGCTGCCGGAATTTGGGCAACTGCCGCAATTGGGATGGCAATTGGCTCTGGGCTGTATTTCTTAGGGATTTCCCTGACCGCCTTTCTCTTTCTTATCCAAATGCTATTCCATGATGATAGCTTGATTGATAAAATCATCATGCACATTCGGTTCAATATTCAGATTGAAGCCGTCAACAAGCACCATATTTTGGAGACAATTGAGGATGAGCTAAAGGCCAGTCATGTCCAAAATGTTTCTGTTAAAATTTTGTACGTTAATGATGAACGAATTATCTTTTTTGTTGATGGGATTATTAACAATAACATTGATGAAAATGATATTATCATGTCTCTGCGTAAATATCCTGACATCAAGCGGATTAGTTACACAAGCATGGGTAAATAA
- a CDS encoding helix-turn-helix transcriptional regulator, which produces MALPRIKEIRQKLGMTQAEFSDYLAKEKNINISRARIAKYELGINTPSDDTLNKLSEALNVPQNYLAGKGINEEDIDETLTNTLHNAYFNSYSNYVITLEEDPQKMPYKLKRLIDSYLDLNQRMYYSNILYDSPKFNPLIFYQDNTGEVSREAIKAHFPRSKKIDKFWKKTFEFLYNDFKFKKTLIGLNKEKFSEKVTERIEQQYKQDKLKYDTDSLLNTIEKFSSDLKLDVYEWQNSKKTKDELDENIDEKIYKLNKAISKLGFGKNVKSEQ; this is translated from the coding sequence ATGGCATTACCAAGAATTAAAGAAATTCGACAAAAATTAGGTATGACTCAAGCTGAATTTTCAGATTATTTGGCAAAAGAAAAAAATATAAATATTTCAAGAGCCAGAATAGCAAAATACGAATTAGGTATAAATACTCCCAGTGATGATACTCTTAATAAACTTTCTGAAGCACTAAATGTTCCTCAAAACTATTTAGCAGGGAAAGGTATAAATGAAGAGGATATTGATGAAACATTAACTAATACTTTGCATAACGCATATTTTAATTCATATTCAAATTATGTAATTACACTTGAAGAAGATCCTCAAAAAATGCCTTATAAACTTAAAAGATTAATCGATTCTTACCTGGATCTTAACCAACGCATGTATTATTCAAACATTTTATATGATTCACCAAAATTCAATCCCCTCATCTTTTATCAAGACAACACAGGAGAGGTTAGTAGGGAAGCAATAAAGGCACATTTCCCTCGTTCTAAAAAAATTGATAAATTTTGGAAAAAAACTTTTGAGTTTTTATACAATGATTTCAAATTCAAAAAAACATTAATAGGTTTAAATAAAGAAAAATTTTCTGAAAAAGTCACTGAAAGAATAGAACAGCAATACAAACAAGATAAGTTAAAATATGATACTGATAGCCTTCTTAACACAATTGAAAAATTTAGTTCGGACTTAAAACTAGATGTGTATGAATGGCAAAATAGCAAAAAAACAAAAGATGAATTAGATGAAAATATTGACGAAAAGATTTATAAGCTAAACAAAGCAATTTCTAAATTAGGTTTTGGAAAAAATGTCAAGTCCGAGCAATAA